From Mesorhizobium sp. Pch-S:
ATCAACAACGTCGCCAAGGCGCACGGCGGTTACTCGGTGTTCGCCGGCGTTGGCGAGCGTACCCGCGAAGGCAATGACCTCTATCACGAGTTCATCGAATCGGGCGTCAACAAGAAGGGTGGCGGCCAGGGTTCGAAGGCAGCTCTCGTGTACGGCCAGATGAACGAGCCGCCGGGAGCCCGCGCCCGCGTCGCTCTGACCGGTCTGACGGTTGCCGAGTACTTCCGCGACCAGGGCCAGGACGTGCTGTTCTTCGTCGACAACATCTTCCGCTTCACCCAGGCGGGTTCGGAAGTGTCGGCTCTGCTCGGCCGTATTCCTTCGGCCGTCGGTTATCAGCCGACGCTCGCCACCGACATGGGCGCGCTGCAGGAACGCATCACCACCACCACCAAGGGCTCGATCACCTCGGTGCAGGCCATCTACGTGCCTGCCGACGACTTGACCGACCCGGCGCCGGCAACCTCGTTCGCGCACCTTGATGCGACGACCGTGTTGAACCGCGCCATCTCGGAAAAGGGCATCTATCCGGCGGTGGATCCGCTGGACTCGACCTCGCGCATGCTTGACCCGCTGATCGTCGGCGACGAGCATTATCAGGTCGCCCGCCAGGTGCAGTCGATCCTTCAGCGCTACAAGTCGCTGCAGGACATCATCGCCATCCTGGGCATGGACGAGCTGTCGGAAGAGGACAAGCAGACGGTTGCCCGCGCCCGCAAGATCGAGCGCTTCCTGTCGCAGCCGTTCTTCGTCGCCGAAGTGTTCACCGGTGCGCCTGGCAAGCTGGTTGACCTCGCTGACACCATCAAGGGCTTCAAGGGCCTCTGCGATGGCGACTACGATCACCTGCCGGAAGCCGCCTTCTACATGGTCGGCAACATCGACGAGGCGGTCGAGAAGGCCCAGCGTCTGGCTGCCGAAGCGGCCTGATCGCAAAAACCAATCGCGCGGGCGATGTCGTCCGCGCGTTTCGTTCCGAGCGTTAGTGAGACGACATGGCTAAAGCTTTCAAATTCGAACTGGTCTCTCCCGAGCGCCTGCTTGTCTCGGAAGACGTCGAGTCCGTCGTCATTCCGGGTGCGGAAGGCGAGATGACCGTCATGGCGGAGCATGCTCCGGTCATGACCACCATCAAGCCGGGCGTCGTCACGGTGAAGCCGGCTTCCGGCAATGTCCAGCGCTTCGTGGTGTTCGGCGGTTTCGCGGACATCCTGCCTTCGGGCTGCACGCTGCTGGCGGAATCCGCCGTCGCCGTCGGCGACATCGACCGGGCCGACATCGCTCGCCGCATCCAGGAGGCGCGCGAGGATATCGCCGACGCCAAGGACGATGCGTCCCGCACCAAGGCCGAGCAGTTCCTGCACCAGCTCACCACGCTGGAAGGCGCGATCCTGCCTGCCTGACGGGTTGCTTGCACAGAATTCAAAAAGCCGGGCTTCAACCCGGCTTTTTTGTTGTCTGAAAACGATGGAGTTCTGCGTGGTCCTGAAGTTGCAGCGTATCCAGAGCAATTCCGGCAGCGGTTTCCGTCCAGACTTGCATAAAAACAAATAGTTAGAGCGTTTCCGTGAAAAACGGAAACGCTCTAGACGCGCCAGAGGCGTTTCGCATTGGCTGAGAGCAGCTGCGACCGCTCGTCTATGCTCGTGCCCGCCAGCAAGGCGTGCGTGGCAGCGACCCAGGTCGAAAGCCCTCCGCCCAGCGTGCAGACCGGCCAATCGCTGCCCCAAACCACGCGATCCCAGCCGAAGCTTGTGATGACGTGCTCCGCATAAGGCCGCAGCGTCTCGACGGACCATTCATCCGGATTTGCGTAGGCGACGATGCCCGAGATCTTGGCCACCACATTCGGCCGACGGGAAATCTCGGCGATATGCTCGCGCCAGGGATGCTCGATCCCGCCCTTGATGTCCGGTACCCCGCAATGGTCGAGCACGAATGTCGTCTCGGGCGCGAGGTCGATCAGAGCGATGGCCTTGGGGATCTGGTGCGGCAGCACGCAAAGATCGAAGGTGAGGCCGCCGCCGATCCGTCGGATGTTTTCGCGAAACAAGGCGCCTTCGGAGACATCATCCGGCACGACATGCAGCACGCGGCGGAAGCCCTTGACGAATGGCTCGCTGCGGACGCGGTCAAGATAGGCTGGAAAACCGCTCTCTTCCGGCCGGCAGGAAGCGATGGCGCCGCGCACCAGACTGTCCGCGTTCGTCGCCAGGGCCTTCACATGGGCGGTTTCCGCTTCGATGTCGTTCGGGTGGACATCCACCTCCATGTGGAATGCGCCTTCGATGCCCGCACGACGGGCCTCGAGCGCGTATTGTTCATGCAGAAAGTCGCGGTTGAGCGCCGGCACGCTGCTGAGCCAGGGGTAATGCAACGCCTGCCTGTCGATCAGGTGCAGATGGGTGTCGAAGATCATGGAGCTTCCCTGAATGCGGCGGCGAAAGCACGCCCTGCTTCGACCATGAGAGCATCATTCCGGCGGGAAGGAAATGCTTCTTGGCGGGAAGCTTTTTTGCCGCACCGGCGGCAAGACGTGGTGGTCAAGGCAACTGCCCTTCCCTGGAGCATTTCCGTTACTGGCGGAAACGTGGAAACGCTCTAATTCTTTGTTTTCACGCAATTTCGGACGAAAAAGCGCTGCGCACTTCTCCCGAAATTGCTCTAAGGTGCGGCCCCGGCGCGAAGGCGACCCAAAGCCAAGCCGCGCCTGCATCGAGGAGGAAGACGATGGGTTCACTCGACGGCAAGACCGTGGTCGTGACCGCGGCCGCACAAGGTATCGGGCGAGCGAGTGCAATTGCTTTCGCCGAGGCGGGAGCGAGTGTCGTGGCCACCGACATCAACGAACCGCTGCTCGTCGAACTGGCCAGGACAAAGGGCGTTCAGGTCCGCAAACTTGACGTCCTCGACGATGCGGCGGTCAAGCAGGTCTTCGCGAAGATCGGTCGCGTCGACGTGCTGTTCAATTGCGCCGGCTTCGTCCATTCCGGATCGGTGCTGGAGATGAAGGACGGCGATCTCGACTTTGCCTTCGATCTCAACGTCAAGGCGATGGTGCGCACCATACAGGCCGTGCTGCCAGGCATGATCGAGCGCGGTGACGGTGTCATCATCAACATGTCGTCAGTGGCTTCGAGCATCAAGGGCGTCCCCAATCGCTTCGTCTACGGCCTTACCAAGGCGGCGGTGATCGGGCTCACCAAGGCAGTGGCTGCGGATTTCATCACCAAGGGCATCCGCTGCAACGCCATCTGTCCCGGTACCGTCGACAGCCCATCCTTGGAGGGACGCATGCGTGCACAGGGCAACTATGAAGATGCGCGCGCCGCTTTTCTTGCCCGCCAACCCACCGGCCGGCTCGGCACGCCGGAAGAAATCGCAGCGCTCGCGGTGCATCTCGCCGGCGCCACCTACACCACCGGCCAGGCATACGCCATCGATGGCGGCTGGACGCTGTAACCATTGGGATTGAACTGGAGGACTGTATGAAACTTGTTCGCTATGGCGCCGCCGGCGCCGAAAAGCCCGGTCTCGTCGATGCGGACGGCACCATCCGCGATCTGTCCGGCCACGTCGCCGACATCGGCGGCAAGGCCCTGGATCCGGCGTCGCTCGCCAGCCTTGCCAGGCTCGATGCGAAGGCCCTGCCGGCCGTCTCCGGCAAGCCGCGCTTCGGTGCCTGCGTCGCCGGCACGGGAAAGTTCATCTGCATCGGTCTCAACTATGCCGACCATGCCGCCGAATCCGGCCTGCAGGTGCCACCAGAGCCGGTGGTGTTCATGAAGGCCACCTCGGCCATCGTCGGACCGGATGACGACGTCCTCATCCCGCGCGGATCGCTCAAGACCGACTGGGAAGTCGAACTCGGCGTCGTCATCGGCAGAACCGCCAAATATGTCTCCGAAGCCGAGGCGCTGGATTATGTCGCCGGCTACTGCGTCGCCCACGACGTGTCGGAGCGGGCGTTCCAGACCGAGCGCTCCGGACAATGGACCAAGGGCAAGAGCTGCGACACCTTCGGCCCGACCGGGCCATGGCTGGTGACCAGGGACGAGGTCAAGGATCCGCAGGATCTCAAGATGTGGCTCACCGTCAATGGCGAGACGATGCAGAACGGTTCGACCCGGACGATGGTCTATGGCGTGGCTTTCCTGGTTTCCTACCTGTCACAGTTCATGAGCCTGCATCCCGGCGACATCATCTCCACCGGCACGCCGCCAGGCGTCGGCATGGGCATGAAGCCGCCGCGCTACCTGAAAGACGGCGACGTCGTCGAACTCGGTATCGAGGGCCTCGGCACCCAGCGCCAGACGTTCCGGGCGGACGTCTGAATATCGATCACGCCGCCCTTCCGCAGAAAGGCGGCGTGATCCCGACCTTCAGATCAGGCGTCAGCACGGCGACGATTGGTGTTCCCCTGTTCGTCTGGCTCGACCTTTCGCCATGACGGGAGGCTGCAGCTGCGCTGAGCAGCAAAAAGCTGCAATAGCGCCCACAAGCGCCAGCGGTCCGGCTGTGACGCGACAGCCCTTCCGACGCTCTCCGGCTTTTTCGATTCAATGACCAGGCCGCGCCCACTTCGCGCGAAAGCGCAGGTCGCTTCTTCCAGGGAAGCACGAATTTATCGGAGACAGGACGACAAGGCCCCACGATGCGGAACACCTGGAACTTCGCTTTCTTCGATCATTAGCTGGGCGTTCTCGGGTGTCTAACATTATGAGGGCGCGTTCGGCGAACGGCTCTCGTAGGGACATCGGAACCCGCTTCGCGGGCTCTTTGATACGGGGATCGGGCAATGCAGGCCGAACGGGCGTCGGGACACAGGGACATTCATCGCCGCGCGAGCGAAGGCAACGAGCGGAAGCCTAAAACAGCTTTGCTTCCGTCTCTGGCGATATGGACGGCTCTTGTCGCGAGCATGCCTTGTTCAGTCCCTGCTTATGCGCAGTCGGCCGAGACGACGTCTCGCCCCGGAAGGATTTCTTTCAACATTCCATCTCAATCCTTGTCGAAGGCGCTCATAGCCTATTCCGGTGTGGCCGGCGTTCAGCTTTTCTTCGATGCCAACCTTGTGCGGGGGAAAAACTCTCCTGGCTTGCGAGGATTCTTTACCCGCAACGAGGCGATTGCGCAGTTGCTTGCTGGATCCGGCCTTAGCCACCGCATCAGCAGCAATGTCGTAACGATCAGCGGGCCAAACCCGGTGGCCGGCAATGGCGACGTTGCCGCGGATAAGTCGACGCTGCTCGACCCGATCCTCCTCGAACGCATCGATAACTGGAACGCGCCTCCCGTTTACGCTGGGGGTCAGATCGCGACCGGAGCAGCGCTCGGTGTTCTCGGCAATCGCGACGTTATGAGCACGCCGTTCACCGTCACGAGCTACACGTCGAAATTGATTGAAAACCAGAATTCGCAATCCGTTGCCGATGTCGTGAAAAACGATCCGGCCATCAGCAATGTTGAGCCTACCAATGTCGGCAACAGCAATTATTTCATCATACGTGGTGTCCAGGTCGGCAACGGGGCCCTTGCGTATAACGGACTGTTTGGCGTGGCGCCGAACGGCCAGACCACTCTTGCGGGCATCGAACGTGTTGAGGTCCTGAAAGGACCAGGTGCCTTCCTTGGCGGTCTTTCGCCAAGCGGTGTTGGCGGCGTGATCAATCTCGTGCCCAAACGCGCCGAGGATACGCCTCTGACGCAATTTACCACTACCTACGCCACCGACAGCCAGTTCGGCGGACATCTCGATATCGGGCGCCGTTTCGGCGACGGCAAGGAATGGGGCGCACGCGCCAACATCCTGTATCGCAACGGCGACACGTCGATTTCAGACCAGGCGCAAGAATTGGCGAATGGAACACTTGCGCTTGACTACAAGGGCGAGAGGTTTCGATTTGCCGTGGATCTCGGTCAGCAGGTGCTCAACACCGAGCGAATGAACAATACCGTGATTGCCGCGGCCGGTGTTCCGTTGGCGCGTCCACCAAAGCCCGAAAAAGGTTGGGTGTCGCCATGGAATTACAGCGACTTTACCGACAGATATGGCGCTGTTTCGGCTGAGTTGGACATTTCCGACAGTCTCAACGTGTACGCCAAGGGCGGTCTGAGTTCGATGGATTGGGATCAGGCGGTCGAGGCCGGCACCGGTCTTATGCCCAATGGCAACTTCACCGCAACCGGCCGTCGCTATCTGATCGATATTCACCGTCGTTCTGGTGAAGCCGGCCTGCGCGCCAATCTGGACACAGGTGCCGTTTCGCATGAGATCACGCTTTCGGTGAATGGCTACCGCGCTGACCGGAATTCGGCGGCCACGAGCATTCTGTCGGTGACACAATCCAATATCTACAACCCGGTCTTTGCGCCTGCGCCGACCATCATCGATACGCCGATAGGTCCGCAAAGCAAGACGACCTTCACCAGCCTGGCGCTTTCCGACACGCTTTCCGTATTCGATGAAAGGCTTCAGCTGACGCTGGGGCTGCGCAAGCAATATGTCGAGGTCGAGAATTTCAACGTCGTGACCGGAGCCCAAACGGGCTCGTATGAAAGCGACGCCCTGACACCCGTCATCGGTCTTGCCGTGAAGCCGTGGGACAACACCACTATCTATGCAAGCTATATCGAGGGTCTCAGTGCTGGCCAGACCGTGCCAGACACCTATTCCAATCGCGGCGAAGTCCTGTCTCCCTATGTGACGGAGCAATACGAGGCCGGCGTCAAGATCGATTGGGGCAATGTTCTTACGACACTGAGCGTTTTCCAGACCACGCAGGCTTCCGGTATCGCCAACAGCGCCAAGAACACATTCACGGCCGACGGCGAAACCGTCTATCGCGGCGTTGAATTCAACGTTGCAGGCGAGATCACGCCATCGCTTCGCGTTCTCGGTGGGCTTGTCCTTCTCGACACCAAGGCGACAAAGACGGCGAACGGTCTTTATGATGGAAGGAAGGCCGCCGGCGCGCCGGATTACACCGTTGCGCTCGGAATAGAATGGGATCCAAGCTTCCTTCCCAACCTGACGTTGTCGGCACGCATGAACTCGTCGGGATCATCCTATGTCGATGCGGCCAACATGCAAAAAATCTCCGGGTGGAACACCGTCGACCTTGGCGCACGCTACACCTGGGAGCGGGCAAACGCTCAGCCGATCATCTTCCAGGCAAATCTCACAAACGTTTTCAACGAAGCATACTGGAGCACTTTCCCCGGTTACAATCTGCTCTACCCGAGCGCGCCGCGCGCCTTGACCATTTCGACGACCTTCAAGTTTTGACGTAGCCGCCCGTCGATGCCTCATCTCTCGCGACGCGCGTTCCTGGCAGGTGGGGCGTCCATCGCCCTGTCCACGACAGCATCATACGCCTCGAACGAGTGGCGGAACGTCGAGACATCTCTGGGGCATGTGGACATTCCGGCTCATCCGCAACGCGTATTGGCGATCGATTCCCGCATCAGTCTGGAATCGGCGCTGGCCCTGGATCTGCCGGTGATAGGTTATAGCCACAGCCGCGCCCGGCCTTGGGTTCCTGTGCCCGACAGCGTGCCGATGCTGACAGCGCCACCGGACCTCGAGCAGATACTGATGTTGGCGCCGGACCTGATTTTGTGCCCGGACTCATCGCCAAATTCCGACTGGTGGCCGCTGGCCCGGCTGTCATCCATCGCGCCGGTCCTGCCTTCCAATCACCTTCAAACGTGGCAGATCAACCTACACCGCCTCGGGGACTGGCTTGGCAAGACGCCAATGGTGCAGCAGCGCCTGCGCGAACACGGCAGCCTGATCGAGGATATCCGGAGAGCCCACGCCGCTGCGCTGGCGCACCTGCATTTCGCTGCGCTCTACTACGATCCCGTCAGACGCCGCGCAATGGTCTGCAGCCAAGGCACGAGCTATGGCCTCGTCATGCCGGCGCAGGTCCTTTCGGAACTGGGCGGACGCGAAATCGGCGCGGACCGGCTCGGCCGCAATGGCGAGGTGACACTGGAGTGTTTCGGGAAAGTCTTTGGCGACGTTGACGCGATCTTGCTGATCGATTTTGGCAATGGCGCGACGCGCGCATTGTCGGCGGAGCCATTGTGGCAACGGTTGCCAGCCGTCCGTGCGGACCGAATTCACGTCGTGAAGGGAAATTGCGTGTTCGGTTCGGTATACACCGCACGTTATCTGGCCGAAGGCTGGCGCGGTCTTCTTGCCAGAGGACAGATGCGATGAGGTCGTTTGACGGGACAAACCTCCGGGTGATCCTGGTCTTCCTCGGTCTCGGCCTCGTTCTGGCGGCGACGGCCCTGATCGGCCTCTCCACCGGGGCCCGCAACCTGCCTCTCGGGGCTGTTCTCGAAGCGTTGCGAGGCCGAGGCGACGATGAAGCGCTGCTCATTGTCTGGGACATAAGAGTGCCCCGCGTCGCGATTGCGGCACTGGTGGGCGCTGCGCTGGCGGTGTCGGGCAGCATCATACAATCCGTCACCCGCAATCCCCTCGGGGATCCCGGCCTGCTTGGCATCAATGCCGGAGCGGCACTGGTGATCGTCATCGGAACCGGCATTCTGGGAACCGACGTCATTTCTTCTCCCTTCTGGCTCGCGGCCGTCGGCGCGGGTCTTGCTGCCTTCGCTGTGCAGGCTCTGGCGGGTCTCCCCACCCCGATGCGCCTGACGCTGGCCGGAATCGCCGTTGGCGCCTTTTGCTTCGGCCTTACACAGGCGATTGCCCTGGCCGATCCGGAACGTTTCGACCTCGTCCGGACCTGGCGCGCCGCCTCATTGGCTGCAGCGACGCCCGAAAACGTCATGAACTCGATCTGGATGTTCGGCGTCGGCTTTCTCCTGGCGATATGGCTGGCGCCACGCATCGGCCTGATCGCCCTCGGCGAGGATCGAGCAACCTCGCTCGGGATATCGGTAAACAGGACCAGGTTCATAAGTCTCATAGCCGTCATGCTGCTTGCAGGAAGTTCGACGGCAACCAGCGGACCCATCGCCTTCATCGGGCTTGCGGCGCCGCACGTTGCGCGGCGGGCAGTGCATGCAGGCGAAGGCGTCATGCTTGCCGTCGCGGCATTCATTGGCGCCGAGCTGGTCATCCTGGCGGATACTGTTGCGCGCACGGCCGCCGCACCGAACGAAATTCCCATAAGCGTGGTGATCGCCGCGCTGGGCGCGCCATTCCTCATTTTGGTGGCGCGCAGGCAGCAGCTATCGCTGCGCGCGTAGAGGGCGGACGATGGGACAGCCTGCCGAAGGGCATTTTTCACAGGATTTCCTGCGCAAGGCGGGATGGGCGGCGTTTTTCATTGCCGCAGTCCTGGGGCTGGCCATCGTGGCCCTTGCGACGGGGACGCTGCCGGTCAGCCTGCGTCAGGTGGCGATCGCCCTGTTCGGCGAAGGCGAGCCACGCATCAGGCTCGTCGTGGTGGAATGGCGGGCGCCGCGCATCGCTGCCGCGATACTTGCCGGAATGGCGCTCGGCATGGCAGGGGCACTGTTCCAGACATTGTTGCGCAACCCGCTGGGAAGTCCCGATATTATAGGCTTCGATTCCGGCGCCTTCAGCGGTGCGCTGCTGGCTATGGTGGCCGGTGCTTCCGAGATGACTGTCGCTGGCGCAAGTCTGGCGGGTGGACTGCTGGCAGGTGTGCTGATCTATGGTCTCTCCGGCTTCCGGAACGGCAGCACGGGGCGCATCATTCTGATCGGCATAGCCGTTAGCGCGTTCTTCATGGCGTTGAACGACTGGGTCGTCATGACCGCGCAACTCGATACGGCACTGGCGGCAGCGAGCTGGAAAGCGGGCTCGTTGAATGGCGTGGATGGCACCAAGCTTGCCTTGGGCGGCCTGATGCTGTGTCTGCTGCTGCCTGCGGCGCTGGCCTGCGCGCGCGCCTTGCGTATCCTTGAACTGGGCGACGACAGGGCCGCCAGCCTCGGCGAAAACGTCGCTGCCACGCAGCTGAAGATTGGCCTGGTCGGACTGGCTCTGACTGCCGTTGCGACCTTTGTGGCTGGCCCGGTCGGGTTCGTGGCGTTGATCGCGCCGCGCGTGGCCCTTTGGCTGATCGGCGGCGCATCAATTCCGCTGCTTGCCTCCGCGTTGTTCGGCGCGGTGTTCCTGTTGAGCAGCGATCTTGCCGGCCGGCTTTTTTTTCTGCCCCGCATCATCCCCACAGGAGCAATGACCGCCGCGTTGGGAGGCGTCTATTTCGTCGTGCTGCTCTGGAGCAGGCGAAATGGCAAAGGAGCACTGGCGTGAATGCTATTTCTCCAGCCCTTCATACCGAGGCTCTTTTTGCTGCCCCCGGCGGCACTCCGGTTCTGCGCGACGTCAATGTGCATTTTCCGCGCGGGGCCTTTTCCGCGATTATCGGGCCGAATGCATCCGGCAAGTCCACCTTGCTGCGATGTCTGGCGAAGCTTCTCCCGCCCTCTTCGGGACGGGCATTTCTCGACGGCAGGGATATCAGGCAGTTCGAGCGTGGCCTGTTTGCAAAGAGGGTTGGGTTGCTGCCGCAACAGACACAATTCCCGGATGGAGCGACACCGCTGGAACTGGTCCGGCGTGGGCGCCATCCTCATCACGGATGGTTTCGACCCTGGTCTGCCAACGATACGGTGGCCGTGGAGGAAGCCATGGTGGTGACTTCGACACTATCGATCGCACAGAATCCGGTTAACCAGCTGTCGGGTGGGCAAAAACAGAGAGTATCGCTGGCCATGCTTCTCGCTCAGGGCACCAATATCCTTCTTCTGGATGAACCAACCACATATCTCGACCTTTCGCACCAGATCGAAATTCTGGAAATTTGCAGCGGTCTTGTGTCTGCCGGCAAAACGGTAATCGCTATCATGCATGATCTTACTCTCGCGGCCCGTTACGCAAGCAATCTCGTCATCGTCAATCGGGGAACAGTCGTCGATCAGGGAAGTCCTTGGGATCTTCTGACGGAGACCGCGATCGAACGCTTCTTCGGACTAAGATGCTCCATCATTCCAGACCCGGAATACCGGACGCCAGTGATCCTGCCCAGGACCGCCTCTGCCGGCAGCCCCAATCCCGGGATGCCGCTATCGGCAAATAGGCGCGTCCAGGTTTTCTCCTGACGCCGGCGTCATCGACGATAGACGACGGCGATGTAGCCATCCGTGTTCAAAACCCTGATCGGCAGGGTTTCCGCGATGGTCCGAAGGACATTTTCGGCGTGACGGGTATCGAAAACTGCCGTCACCGGAATGTCACCGATGGAGTTGTCCATGAGAATGATCTTGCCGCGACGGTAACGCTCCAGCTCGGCAAGAACCTGACGAAGGGGGGCGTCTTCGAAAACAATGCGGTCGTGCCGCCAGGCCTGTACGAGGGGCACGTCGATTTGCGTCGCCGGCAGGATGCCGTTGTCACCATAGCTTACTTGCCAGCCCGACTCGACAACAACGGGGTCTGTTCCGGACGCCTTGATCGCCACCGAGTGCTCGACAACCGATACGGTGACAAGATCGAGCAACATCTTGACATCGAACGCCGTTCCGAGCGCCTGGATGTCTCCCATATCCGCCTGAACGACGAAAGGCCGATTTCTGTCAGGCGCCACCTGAAAGAACGCCTGGCCTCTGTGCAGGATGAGACGCCGCTCAGCGTCGGTGAACTGAAGCGACAGGGCGGAATAGCTGCCGAGTTCAACAGCGCTGCCATCGGGCAGGGTGAACGAGCGGCGTTCAGCAATATCCGTCGTGAATCCAGCGAACAGATCCGGTCGATTGAGGACGTATGCAGTTGGCGCGGCAATGAGTGCCACGAGACCACCAATCAGGAAATTTCGGCGATGGACGCGCTCCGATGGCCGCAGCCGATCGTATTCCGGCTTCACGATGTCGAAGCGGTCCCACAAGGTTCGGGCGCGGTCGTAGAAAGCCGGATGGGATGGGGAGATGGCCAGCCAAGTTTCAAAGGCAAGCCGATCCTCCTCGCTGACAGGCTCGTCCTTCATCCGAACGAACCATTCCAACGCTTCTATGTAGATCGGATCGGACTCGTCGCCCTGCATAAGCAGCCTGTCTTCCCGGCTTTGATCTGCTTCGCCCCGCCCGCTGGGTCTTATGAGTTCGCGTGTCCTCTGGTGTATAGGACACCCTGGAGAGGGAGACCAATCAAAGGCAGTTATTCCGAACCCAGGCGGCGATCGAGTTCAGCCATGGCAGCAACCACCTGCGTGATCACGGTATTCCGGGAAATTTTCATGCGGTCGGCGATTTCGTTGTAGGAAAGGCCCTCGATCCTGTTGAGCAGGAAAGCTTGCCGGCGACGTTTGGGCAGTTGGGTGATGGCCTCCAGAAGCCTGCGGAGTTCACTGCGATAGA
This genomic window contains:
- the atpD gene encoding F0F1 ATP synthase subunit beta, with product MAKAATPKKEAPAKAAAASKAPAEAKAAPAKKAAAPAKAAAPAKTAAPAKAAAPAKAAATKAPAKTAAVKATGAAGRVRQVIGAVVDVQFDNHLPAILNALETENVGNRLVLEVAQHLGENTVRCIAMDSTEGLVRGQLVYDTGAPISVPVGPGMLGRIINVIGEPVDEAGPVDGVEIRAIHQPAPAYVDQSTEAQILVTGIKVLDLLAPYARGGKIGLFGGAGVGKTVLIQELINNVAKAHGGYSVFAGVGERTREGNDLYHEFIESGVNKKGGGQGSKAALVYGQMNEPPGARARVALTGLTVAEYFRDQGQDVLFFVDNIFRFTQAGSEVSALLGRIPSAVGYQPTLATDMGALQERITTTTKGSITSVQAIYVPADDLTDPAPATSFAHLDATTVLNRAISEKGIYPAVDPLDSTSRMLDPLIVGDEHYQVARQVQSILQRYKSLQDIIAILGMDELSEEDKQTVARARKIERFLSQPFFVAEVFTGAPGKLVDLADTIKGFKGLCDGDYDHLPEAAFYMVGNIDEAVEKAQRLAAEAA
- a CDS encoding F0F1 ATP synthase subunit epsilon: MAKAFKFELVSPERLLVSEDVESVVIPGAEGEMTVMAEHAPVMTTIKPGVVTVKPASGNVQRFVVFGGFADILPSGCTLLAESAVAVGDIDRADIARRIQEAREDIADAKDDASRTKAEQFLHQLTTLEGAILPA
- a CDS encoding amidohydrolase, whose product is MIFDTHLHLIDRQALHYPWLSSVPALNRDFLHEQYALEARRAGIEGAFHMEVDVHPNDIEAETAHVKALATNADSLVRGAIASCRPEESGFPAYLDRVRSEPFVKGFRRVLHVVPDDVSEGALFRENIRRIGGGLTFDLCVLPHQIPKAIALIDLAPETTFVLDHCGVPDIKGGIEHPWREHIAEISRRPNVVAKISGIVAYANPDEWSVETLRPYAEHVITSFGWDRVVWGSDWPVCTLGGGLSTWVAATHALLAGTSIDERSQLLSANAKRLWRV
- a CDS encoding SDR family oxidoreductase → MGSLDGKTVVVTAAAQGIGRASAIAFAEAGASVVATDINEPLLVELARTKGVQVRKLDVLDDAAVKQVFAKIGRVDVLFNCAGFVHSGSVLEMKDGDLDFAFDLNVKAMVRTIQAVLPGMIERGDGVIINMSSVASSIKGVPNRFVYGLTKAAVIGLTKAVAADFITKGIRCNAICPGTVDSPSLEGRMRAQGNYEDARAAFLARQPTGRLGTPEEIAALAVHLAGATYTTGQAYAIDGGWTL
- a CDS encoding fumarylacetoacetate hydrolase family protein: MKLVRYGAAGAEKPGLVDADGTIRDLSGHVADIGGKALDPASLASLARLDAKALPAVSGKPRFGACVAGTGKFICIGLNYADHAAESGLQVPPEPVVFMKATSAIVGPDDDVLIPRGSLKTDWEVELGVVIGRTAKYVSEAEALDYVAGYCVAHDVSERAFQTERSGQWTKGKSCDTFGPTGPWLVTRDEVKDPQDLKMWLTVNGETMQNGSTRTMVYGVAFLVSYLSQFMSLHPGDIISTGTPPGVGMGMKPPRYLKDGDVVELGIEGLGTQRQTFRADV
- a CDS encoding TonB-dependent receptor; the encoded protein is MQAERASGHRDIHRRASEGNERKPKTALLPSLAIWTALVASMPCSVPAYAQSAETTSRPGRISFNIPSQSLSKALIAYSGVAGVQLFFDANLVRGKNSPGLRGFFTRNEAIAQLLAGSGLSHRISSNVVTISGPNPVAGNGDVAADKSTLLDPILLERIDNWNAPPVYAGGQIATGAALGVLGNRDVMSTPFTVTSYTSKLIENQNSQSVADVVKNDPAISNVEPTNVGNSNYFIIRGVQVGNGALAYNGLFGVAPNGQTTLAGIERVEVLKGPGAFLGGLSPSGVGGVINLVPKRAEDTPLTQFTTTYATDSQFGGHLDIGRRFGDGKEWGARANILYRNGDTSISDQAQELANGTLALDYKGERFRFAVDLGQQVLNTERMNNTVIAAAGVPLARPPKPEKGWVSPWNYSDFTDRYGAVSAELDISDSLNVYAKGGLSSMDWDQAVEAGTGLMPNGNFTATGRRYLIDIHRRSGEAGLRANLDTGAVSHEITLSVNGYRADRNSAATSILSVTQSNIYNPVFAPAPTIIDTPIGPQSKTTFTSLALSDTLSVFDERLQLTLGLRKQYVEVENFNVVTGAQTGSYESDALTPVIGLAVKPWDNTTIYASYIEGLSAGQTVPDTYSNRGEVLSPYVTEQYEAGVKIDWGNVLTTLSVFQTTQASGIANSAKNTFTADGETVYRGVEFNVAGEITPSLRVLGGLVLLDTKATKTANGLYDGRKAAGAPDYTVALGIEWDPSFLPNLTLSARMNSSGSSYVDAANMQKISGWNTVDLGARYTWERANAQPIIFQANLTNVFNEAYWSTFPGYNLLYPSAPRALTISTTFKF
- a CDS encoding ABC transporter substrate-binding protein, whose product is MDIPAHPQRVLAIDSRISLESALALDLPVIGYSHSRARPWVPVPDSVPMLTAPPDLEQILMLAPDLILCPDSSPNSDWWPLARLSSIAPVLPSNHLQTWQINLHRLGDWLGKTPMVQQRLREHGSLIEDIRRAHAAALAHLHFAALYYDPVRRRAMVCSQGTSYGLVMPAQVLSELGGREIGADRLGRNGEVTLECFGKVFGDVDAILLIDFGNGATRALSAEPLWQRLPAVRADRIHVVKGNCVFGSVYTARYLAEGWRGLLARGQMR
- a CDS encoding iron ABC transporter permease, which codes for MRSFDGTNLRVILVFLGLGLVLAATALIGLSTGARNLPLGAVLEALRGRGDDEALLIVWDIRVPRVAIAALVGAALAVSGSIIQSVTRNPLGDPGLLGINAGAALVIVIGTGILGTDVISSPFWLAAVGAGLAAFAVQALAGLPTPMRLTLAGIAVGAFCFGLTQAIALADPERFDLVRTWRAASLAAATPENVMNSIWMFGVGFLLAIWLAPRIGLIALGEDRATSLGISVNRTRFISLIAVMLLAGSSTATSGPIAFIGLAAPHVARRAVHAGEGVMLAVAAFIGAELVILADTVARTAAAPNEIPISVVIAALGAPFLILVARRQQLSLRA